The Nostoc sp. 'Lobaria pulmonaria (5183) cyanobiont' genome window below encodes:
- a CDS encoding type I polyketide synthase, with protein MVNMQASENQDPIDGVAIIGMVGRFPGAGNVDELWHNLCEGLESTTFFEDEELDPSIDPNLYKDPSYVKAKGIISGGETFDAAFFGINPLEAVVMDPQARVFLELVYEALENAGYESESFEGLIGLYAGCGQNTYFANHISGRMEIVDRIGEFQTMLANEKDFLTTRAAYKLNLKGPAISVNTACSTSLVAVIQACQALTSYQCDLAMAGGVSMTTPQNSGYVAQEDSMLSGDGHCRPFDAGAQGTMFNNGAGVVVLKRLEDALNDRDRIYAVIRGCGINNDGANKVSFTAPSVDGQAEAIAMAQAYANFHPETISYIEAHGTATPLGDPIEIEALTQAFRVHTDAKQFCAIGSLKSNVGHLVAAAGVAGLIKTALALHYKKIPPSLNFEAPNPKIDFTNSPFYVNTKLAQWSEGETLRRAGVSSFGVGGTNAHIVLEEAPQIQSSGSSRPQQLLLLSAKTSKALEAATANLRQYLQYNAEINLADVAYTLQRGRKAFNYRSSVVCHDITDAIAALQSLDPNQVNTRHTEVRNPAVVFMFPGQGSQYVNMGLNLYNHETVFQEVVDECAEILKPLLGRDLREIIYPVPSDRETAAISMRQTCFTQPALFVIEYALAQLWQSWGVKPQAMIGHSIGEFVAACIAGVLTLEDALMLVATRGRLMWELPAGAMLSVRLPAKELEPRLSAELAIAAINSPSLCVVSGPTEAIAVLQKQLESEEVICRHLHTSHAFHSPMMDSIIHPFAEVVGKVKLSPPQIPFVSTVTADWITAQQATDPMYWATHLRQTVRFAEGVQTLWQQPKRVLLEVGPRITTTTLARQQAKDIKQQIAIPSLSDNAENEAEWTALLKAVGQLWLAGVSIDWSNFYQRETRQRIPLPTYPFERQRFWIDPPPHPNRALTPKLSNPQLLEKAKTLTTSPLQKLIPLLKETIEETSGLEIASVDDSTTFLEMGLDSLSLMRVGLALKKKFQVKVTLRQLLEICPNLGTLADLINQALSPEALSALGLTETVTDPIAPVTTSPTLVVHEVHTNGSAPQICPQPAASSFLENVINQQLQIMSQQLALLANNSQSTIPVVPAVTSQNNSIKPKNAVSVPPTQTSKESASVDTEPAEVTNNSLRNRPPQPDAKLGRDPQGNPAWYIPDTERPGKYLQVASFY; from the coding sequence ATGGTAAATATGCAAGCATCCGAGAACCAAGATCCTATTGATGGTGTTGCCATTATTGGCATGGTAGGAAGATTTCCTGGCGCTGGAAATGTCGATGAGTTGTGGCACAATCTGTGTGAGGGATTAGAGTCAACGACTTTTTTTGAAGATGAGGAACTAGATCCCAGTATTGATCCGAACCTTTACAAAGATCCTAGCTACGTAAAAGCTAAAGGAATCATTTCTGGGGGAGAAACCTTTGATGCTGCATTCTTTGGCATTAATCCCCTGGAAGCTGTAGTTATGGACCCACAGGCTAGAGTCTTTCTAGAGTTGGTTTATGAAGCCCTAGAAAATGCTGGTTATGAATCAGAGTCTTTTGAGGGTTTGATTGGTTTGTACGCTGGTTGCGGTCAAAATACTTATTTTGCTAACCACATTTCTGGACGTATGGAAATTGTCGATCGCATCGGTGAGTTCCAGACGATGTTAGCAAATGAAAAAGACTTTTTGACGACCCGTGCTGCTTACAAGCTCAACCTCAAAGGCCCGGCTATCAGTGTCAATACAGCCTGTTCCACTTCTTTGGTAGCAGTCATTCAGGCTTGCCAAGCCTTAACCAGCTATCAGTGTGATCTGGCTATGGCAGGTGGTGTATCTATGACTACACCTCAAAACAGTGGTTATGTGGCTCAAGAAGACAGTATGTTGTCTGGTGATGGGCATTGTCGTCCCTTTGATGCCGGCGCTCAAGGCACAATGTTCAACAATGGCGCAGGAGTAGTTGTCCTCAAGCGTTTAGAAGATGCACTCAATGATCGCGATCGCATCTATGCAGTAATTCGGGGTTGTGGTATCAATAATGACGGTGCTAATAAGGTAAGTTTTACGGCTCCCAGTGTAGACGGACAAGCAGAGGCGATTGCAATGGCGCAAGCTTATGCCAACTTTCACCCAGAAACCATCTCTTATATTGAAGCTCATGGTACAGCTACACCTTTAGGCGACCCGATTGAAATTGAAGCGCTGACGCAAGCATTTCGCGTACATACAGATGCTAAACAATTTTGTGCAATCGGCTCTCTTAAAAGCAATGTCGGACATTTAGTTGCGGCTGCTGGGGTAGCAGGATTAATCAAAACCGCTCTGGCTCTGCATTATAAAAAGATTCCACCTAGTTTAAATTTTGAGGCTCCCAACCCCAAAATTGACTTTACCAACAGCCCCTTCTATGTAAATACCAAACTAGCCCAATGGTCGGAGGGTGAAACTTTACGGCGAGCTGGTGTGAGTTCTTTTGGTGTCGGCGGTACTAATGCTCATATAGTGCTAGAAGAAGCGCCACAAATCCAAAGTTCAGGATCTTCGCGTCCACAGCAGCTATTGTTACTCTCGGCAAAAACTAGTAAAGCTTTAGAGGCTGCAACAGCGAATTTACGGCAATATTTACAGTACAATGCCGAAATTAACTTAGCTGATGTAGCTTATACTTTACAGCGAGGGCGCAAAGCCTTCAACTACCGAAGCAGTGTAGTTTGTCACGATATCACAGATGCGATCGCAGCCCTGCAATCTTTAGATCCAAATCAAGTAAATACCCGTCATACAGAAGTCCGCAATCCAGCCGTTGTCTTCATGTTCCCCGGACAAGGATCGCAATATGTGAACATGGGACTGAATCTTTACAACCACGAAACTGTGTTTCAGGAGGTAGTAGATGAATGTGCTGAAATCCTTAAACCTTTACTGGGCAGGGATTTACGAGAAATAATCTATCCTGTACCGAGCGATCGCGAAACTGCGGCTATCTCTATGCGGCAAACCTGCTTTACCCAACCAGCATTATTCGTTATTGAATACGCATTAGCGCAGCTGTGGCAAAGTTGGGGAGTCAAACCCCAAGCCATGATTGGCCACAGTATTGGTGAATTTGTCGCCGCCTGTATTGCGGGTGTACTTACCTTAGAAGATGCACTGATGTTGGTTGCAACTCGCGGTCGCTTAATGTGGGAGTTACCAGCAGGGGCTATGCTTTCAGTGCGCCTACCAGCCAAAGAGTTAGAGCCGCGATTGAGTGCAGAACTAGCGATCGCCGCAATTAATAGCCCTTCCTTGTGTGTAGTTTCTGGCCCCACAGAGGCGATCGCAGTTCTGCAAAAACAACTTGAAAGCGAAGAAGTTATCTGTCGCCATTTACACACTTCCCACGCTTTCCACTCTCCCATGATGGATAGCATCATTCACCCCTTTGCTGAGGTAGTTGGGAAAGTTAAATTATCACCTCCCCAAATTCCCTTTGTTTCCACAGTTACCGCCGATTGGATTACAGCCCAGCAAGCAACCGATCCGATGTATTGGGCTACACATCTACGCCAGACTGTGCGATTTGCTGAGGGCGTACAAACCCTATGGCAGCAGCCAAAACGAGTGCTGTTAGAGGTGGGGCCGCGAATCACAACTACGACCTTAGCCCGGCAACAAGCAAAAGATATTAAACAACAGATTGCGATTCCTTCTCTAAGTGATAACGCTGAGAATGAAGCCGAATGGACGGCATTACTCAAGGCAGTAGGACAACTGTGGCTAGCAGGAGTATCTATTGACTGGAGCAACTTCTATCAAAGAGAAACGCGACAACGAATTCCTCTACCTACCTATCCCTTTGAACGCCAACGCTTCTGGATCGATCCTCCACCTCATCCCAATCGTGCATTAACTCCCAAACTTTCAAATCCCCAGTTATTAGAAAAGGCCAAAACTCTGACAACATCTCCTCTGCAAAAACTCATTCCCCTGCTCAAAGAAACTATCGAAGAAACTTCAGGATTGGAAATCGCTAGTGTTGACGACTCGACAACGTTTTTAGAAATGGGATTAGATTCCTTATCTCTGATGCGAGTCGGGTTAGCTTTGAAGAAAAAATTTCAAGTCAAGGTAACACTTAGGCAGTTACTAGAAATTTGCCCGAATTTAGGAACGCTAGCTGATTTAATCAATCAAGCTTTGTCTCCCGAAGCTTTATCCGCACTAGGATTAACAGAAACCGTTACAGACCCCATAGCACCTGTAACCACATCACCCACTTTGGTAGTCCATGAAGTTCATACAAATGGATCTGCACCTCAAATTTGTCCCCAACCAGCTGCATCTAGTTTCCTAGAAAATGTAATTAATCAGCAGCTACAAATTATGAGCCAGCAATTAGCACTATTAGCTAATAACAGCCAATCAACAATTCCAGTTGTACCTGCGGTGACATCCCAAAATAATAGTATCAAGCCAAAAAATGCTGTATCTGTTCCCCCAACCCAAACCAGCAAAGAATCAGCATCGGTAGACACAGAACCAGCAGAAGTTACCAATAACAGCCTACGCAATCGTCCTCCGCAACCTGATGCCAAATTAGGACGAGATCCACAAGGGAACCCCGCTTGGTATATTCCTGATACTGAGCGACCTGGCAAATATCTACAAGTTGCCAGTTTTTACTGA